GAACATGATTCGGGCCTGCCAGATAATCTCCGGCAGCCTCAGGAGTGTAGTTCCCCAGAAAAATAGCCCCGGCATGACGGATATACGGAATCTGCGACCAGGGATCCGCAATCATCAGTTCCAGATGTTCGATGGCGATATCATTAGCCAGCTCGATCGCCTCTTCAAGATCGGCGGCAATTAAAATAACGCCATGGTCATTGAGGGCCCGGCGCGCGATATCCTGCCGCGACAACTGGGCCAGCTGCCGCTCCAGCTCAGCCGGAATTCGGGAAGCCAGCTCTTCGCTGGTGGTTATCAATATCGCCAGCGCCTGAACGTCGTGCTCCGCCTGGGCCAGCATATCGGCGGCAATAAAAACCGCATCGGCCTGGCCGTCGGCAACGATAAGCACTTCCGAAGGACCGGCGATCATGTCGATGCGGACCATTCCGGAAACTAGTCGCTTGGCCTCGGTCACATACTGATTGCCGGGCCCGACAATCACATCCACCCGGGGGATGGTGGCGGTACCGTATGCCAGTGCCGCAATCGCCCAGGCGGAACCTATCTTGTAAATCTCGGTAATGCCCACTTCCTGTGCAGCCACCAGGAGATGAGGATCGATCTCTCCTTCGGCGTTGGGAGGGGTCACCATAATCCGGTTGCCGACCCCGGCGATAGCTGCGGGGATACCATTCATCAATACGGATGAGACCAGCGGAGTAGACCCACCCTGCCCGCCTGGAACATACAGTCCTGCAGAATCAACCGGCCGCACCAGCCGACCGACAATAGTGCCGTCTTCGCGGGTCTGTATCCAGGAATCCTCCATCTCGCGCTGGTGGAAATTTTCGATTCTCTCTATCGCTCTGGAAAGAGTCTCCAGAAAAAGTTCATCCACCTGTTCGTAAGAATTCCTGAGCTCCTCTGTGGAGACCTGCAGATTGTCGATCTGCATTTGAGGAGCATCAAAACGACGACAGTATTCAACGACAGCCTCATCTCCTCTTGTCTTCACTGCCTTCAGAATGTCCTCGACTGTAGCCTGGCAGCCTGTATCGGCATCCTGAAAGCGATCCAGCAGACCGGCAATCTTATGTTTTCCTTCCGGTGAACCTGTTTGTATCGGAGTGATAGCCATTGTCTTATCCGTTATTCATTTCTAGTTGTGTATCTTATTGTAAAACAAGAAGATCATCCTGGTATTCTCGAAGATAATACTCCGATACCTAAACCGCAATACTCTACGCCGCGAAAAGCATGCAGCGGCGGAATCACTTTTTCTCCACGGTGATCCGGCGTACGATGACATTCCCAACTGAATACCCGGCGCCGAAGGAGCAAATGATACCGAGATCCTGGTCCTTGAGATCTTCATGGTACTTATGGTAGCAGATGATCGAACCTGCAGAGGCAGTATTGGCATAGGTGTCGAGTATGGTGGGGGTAAGATCTTCCGAGATTTCGCGGCCCAGCAGTTTCCGGCATATCAGCTGATTCATGTTAAGATTGGCCTGATGGAGCCAGACACGTCTCAGATCATCGGGGGCAATACCATGCTCGGCAAGGTGGGATCGGATAAACTCGGTAGCCATGGGGACAACTTCCTTGAACACCTTCCTGCCCTCCTGCCTGAAAAGCTTTGCCGCCTCGGGCTTCTCCCGCATGGTACGATTGAGAAAGCCGAAACCGTTGTAGATATTAGTCGAGTAGGTTGTGGAAAGTTTGGTTCCCACTACTTCGAAAACGTTGGCGGCGCTGCAGCAGTCTTCCCGTTCAAGCAGTACGGCTGTACAGACATCTCCGAAGATGAAATGACTGTCGCGATCACGAAAATTGAGATGGGCTGAGCAGATCTCCGGATTAATAACCAGAATAGCCCTGGCATTTCCCCTGAAGATTGAATCTACAGCCGTTTGGATGGCAAAGGTGGCTGAGGAGCAGGCGATGTTCATGTCAAAGGCAAAACCCTCTATCCCCAGAGCCTCCTGCACCTCAACTGCAATTGCAGGATAGGGCCTTTCCATATTGGAGCAGGAGACAATGACGGCATCGATGTCGGCGGCATTTTTAGAGGCTTGTTCCATGGCCTGACGGGCTGCAGCAACACTCATGTCGCATTGAATGGAGCTCTGATCGCGCCCCCTCTCCGGCAAGCTCGGGCACATACGCTCCGGGTCCAGAATACCGTCACGATCGATCACATAGCGGCTCTTGATACCAGATGCTTTTTCTATAAATTCGACACTGGACTGTTGCAGCGGCTCACACACGCCCGCGGCAATATCGGCATCATGCTCTGCATTGAAGTTGTGCACATATGTGTTAAAGGAGTCGACCAACTCCTTGTTGGAAATACATAATGGAGGTGTATACACTCCAGACCCGCTGATCACGATTCTTGCCATGATTTTCTCTTTTTTTTTATTCGCAGAAAAACAATCGAAGGCTTTCCTCCCCAAGCGAAATGGCCCATCCGTGCCCGCACTATACAGGCAGATGGCCTGCAGCTCAACCTCAAGATGCAGTGGAGATCAATTTTATACTTTGATGGACTCGTAAAAAAGCTCTATCTGCGTCGTTGTAGTGTTTTTGGCAAGCCTGCAAACTCTTCGGCTTTGCCGATTTCTCATAATATCTGCGTAACTATTCAGCAAGAAGCTTAAAACAGGCAGTTTGCCCTGAACTGTACCTGTTGAGCAGTGCTTCAAGTAAGCCCTCTGACGGGCATAAACATCGACTCCGGAGTGCGCTGATCGTGTGCAGATGGGGTGCTGCTGAATAGTTACACATCTGCCTACAAACATGTCCGCGGAAGTAAAGGCAAAAAGATTGGGCAGCTCATTTTAACTTCCTAATTTTCGGAGAAAACTATATAGTTAATGCCATGGAGTACTCCGCAACCGATTGATTTCAATTCTGAAGTGCATTATGGTCTAATCCTGCATTAAGAATCAACCACGTAATTGTCTGGAGATACGAAATGGAATTTGAACCGAAATGGATTGCCTGGGAAATCACCCGGCGCTGTAATCTCAGCTGTGTGCACTGCCGGTCATCCTCAGATCCGGAGGTAGCCTCTCACCCTGATTTCACCTATGAACAGGCGGTCCGGGTGCTCGATGATATAGCCTCATATGCCAGTCCGGTTGTGGTTTTATCCGGCGGCGAACCGTTGCTTCGCCCGGATGTCTTCGATATCGCCCGCTACGGCACCGGTAAAGGGCTGCGCATGTGTCTGGCAACCAACGGCACCCTGGTAACAGAAGAAACCTGCAAAAACATACTGGACGCTGATATCAAAATGGTATCGCTCAGTCTCGATGGCGCCACAGCGGCAACGCATGACAATTTCCGCAATCAGCAGGGAGCTTTCGCCGGCACCATGGAAGCGATCCGGCTTTTCAATGAAAAAAACATTCCGTTCCTGGTCAACTCCTCGTTCACCCTGCGCAACCGCCACGAGCTAGCCGACATCTACAAGCTGGTCAAAGGGCTCGGCGCCACGGCCTGGTATATGTTCATGATAGTTCCCACCGGCCGCGGTGAAGATATCATGGAGGAACTCATCCCTGATGATATATACGAAGAGATTCTCGACTGGCACTATGAGGTGGAAAAACAGGAGAACGACCTGTTGATGCGTCCGACCTGCGCTCCTCATTATTACCGGCTGGTTCGGGAAAAGGCCCGGGAAGAAGGCAATACCTTCAAACGCAGGAATCTGAAGTTCTCCACCGGCGGGTCAAAGGGATGTCTTGCCGGTCAGCTCATTTGTCTGATCGATGTTGACGGCGAGGTACTGCCATGCTCCTACTTTCCCAAGTCCGCCGGCAATATCTTTGAGCTGGGACTCAAGGAGATATGGGAAAATTCGCAACTGTTTTTGAGTCTGCGGGATTTTAAATCCTATAAGGATAATTGCGGCCAGTGCGAATACGTCAACGTTTGCGGAGGCTGCAGAGCAAGGGCCTATGCCGTCAGTGGAGATTATCTGGCTCAGGAACCCTACTGCAGTTATATTCCTGTAAAATTACGCCATAAAGAGCGCCTTTAAACCTCAACACCATCAAAGACCAATGAACGATACCTTTCTTAAAGCATGCCGCGGCGAAAAAACCGACTACACACCCATCTGGATGATGCGCCAGGCAGGCCGCTACCTTCCGGAATACCAGAAAGTGAGAGGTAAGGTCACTTTTCTTGAGCTCTGCAAAAATCCGGAACTCTGTGTTGAAGTCACTCTGCAACCCATAGATATTCTGAATATGGATGCGGCAATCATGTTTTCCGACATCCTTATTCCCATGGAAGCCATGGGAGCACCGCTTGAGTTCCATGAGGGAAAAGGACCGGTTTTTCCTGAGTCAATACGCAGCAAAGCCGATCTTGACCGGCTCATCGTTGCCGATCCTTATGAAAAAACAGGATTCGTAATGGAGACCATCAAGCTGCTGCGCAGGGAACTCAAGGTGCCGCTGATCGGTTTTGCCGGGGCACCGTTCACCTGCGCCACTTACCTGATAGAAGGCGGTTCTTCCAAGTTTTTCTGGGAGACCAAAAAAATGATGTTTACCAACCCCGCACTCTTCCATGAGGTTATGGAAAAGATAACCCAGACAACAACCAGGTACATGCTGGCCCAGGCTGAGGCGGGAGCGCAGGCCCTGCAGCTTTTCGACTCCTGGGCAGGAATTCTGGCACCCTGTGATTTTGAAGAGTTTGCCTTACCCTATGCTACCAGAATAATTGCTGATCTCAAGAAGACAGGTGTACCTCTGATCTATTTCGCCAACAATGGGGCGACCCTGCTCGATCTTTCGGTGACCACGGACGCGGATGTTATCGGTCTCGACTGGCGCATCAATATTGGTGAGGCCATCAGGAAGGTCGGCAAAAAAGCCGTGCAGGGCAATCTCGATCCAATAGCTCTGCTTCTCCCCAGAGATGAATTGCGCCGTAGAATCCAGCAGCTGCTGAAAGGTGCGGAGGGCGCTTTTGGCCATATATTTAATCTGGGCCACGGCATCCACCAATTCACTCCCCCCGACCAGGCCAGATATGCCGTGGAATATGTTCATGAACTCAGCGCCCGGTAAACGGAGGGAATAATGCAAAACTCTTCTCCCTCAATCCCGGAATGCCTCAAGTTGATGGAGGAGCACGCTATGCTGTCGAACATTCGCGATCATTCCATGGTGGTGGCTCGTGTCTCGGAAACAGTGCTCTCCAAAATCGCTAATCACAGTGGCTGTAAAAATATACCGGAACGGGAGCTTGTCATTGCAGGGGCACTCTTGCACGATATTGCCAAAACTCCCTGCCTGCACGGCAATTGTGATCACGCTCTGGCAGGTGGGGAGATCTGTGAACGTCTCGACTTCCCCGCAGTCGCCGAAATTGTCAGAGAGCATGTCCGCCTTTCACATTTTGCCGGAAAAAGATATAAAAAAGGTTTTTTCGAGGCCAAGGAGATTATCTACTATTCCGACAAACGAGTAGTGCATGACCAGATAGTCAGTCTGGTGGAAAGGCTTGATTATATCCTGGAGCGATACGGCAACAATGATCCCATCCGGCACAGGATTATTCGCGAGAACTTCAGCCAATGCCAGGATCTTGAAGTCTGGCTGTGCCGGGCCGCGGGTTGCAGTTCCTCAGAACTGCTGAAGGATATCAATATCCTTTCCTATTCCTCCGAGCAATGAAGATCACCTTTCTCGGTACGGGAGAAGCCTGCGACATCTCCCGCCGCAACACTTCGCTTCTTATCGAGGATGGGGAGCAACACCACCTACTGGATTGCGGCTTCAGCAGCGCCCATGGTTATTTCGGCCATGAACCTGATACCCCTCTGACCACAATATGGATCTCTCATTTTCATGGGGATCATTTTTTTGGCGTTCCTCAGCTCCTGGTATACATGTACATGCAAAAAAGAGAGGAACAACTGACCATTCTCAGCGGTATTGACTGCAAAGACAAAATCTATTCAGCATTGGATCTGGCCTATCCCGGACTTTCGGACAAGCTTCGCTTTCCTCTCCGCTTTCTTCAGGTGAGGCCCGAAGAACCGCTAACATGTAATAATCTTTCATGGGAATCCGCAGCTGTCAACCATTCGCAGCCGGCCTTTGCGGTACGAATTACCTCTTGCGGGCATTCGCTTTATTACAGCGGAGACGGTAAGCCGACCGCGGAAGCGGTCAAATTAATACAGGGATGCGATCTGGTGGTCCATGAAGCCTTTTCGCTCATCCCCGGCAAACCAACACATTCATCCGCTGAGGAGTGCCTGCTTCTTGCCGAGCGACTCTCAATTCCCCGACTTGCCCTTCTCCATATAAACCGCAAAGATCGCCGACAGCTCAGAGATATGGCAACTCCGCTCCAGCCGCCCGCTGCCACCAGATTGATCATTGCTGAAGACGATGAGCAGCTTATCCTTTAGCTCCCGGCAAGGCTATGCGATCAGACGGCAGGCCGGTCATTTTATTAAATCGGCGATGCTTCACCACGGCCTTCATAGTTAAACCTCTGACGTACGTTGTCGTTCTGCCCAAACCTGTTTTTTGGTGATGCCGGGAGATTTTTCATATTCGATGACTACATTTTTAGTTAAGGCTCATTGTGCGCGCCATCAGCCGTCTCCTATAGACCAGGATCCATAGAGGCGGAACACACGACAGTTACCTCGAAATTATGACCAAATTCTCTCTGGAGCTATTTTGATGGAACAGGAGCAAAATCTACCCTTTATCGAAAAGGTAATGGACCGGTTTGCCGAAGAGACCGGGCTGCAGGGGACCCGCCCGCCACAGCGTTACCTGTGGACCGATGCCTTTGCTGTCTGCAACTATCTGGAACTGCAGAGGCGCACCGGCAAAGATGAGTATGGTGCAAGAGCCCTCCGTCTGGTCGACCAGGTTCATAAGGTGCTGGGACGTCACCGCGAGGATGATCCCCGGAATGGATGGATCAGCGGTCTCGCTGAAGCTGAAGGCGAAAAACATCCTACCCGCGGTGGTCTGAGAATCGGTAAAGAGTTACCGGAAAGACTTGCCGATGAAGGCGAAGACAGTTCACTGGAGTGGGAACGTGATGGCCAGTACTTTCACTATCTCACCAAATGGATGCAGGCCCTGCATCGCGTTTCCCTCCAAATGAAAGAACCTCTCTACGACGCCTGGGCACTCGAAATGGCTGAAGTGGCGCATGATGCCTTTACCTATGAACCGCCATTCGGCGAGACAAAACGAATGTACTGGAAGATGAGCATCGATTTGTCGAGACCGCTGGTTACAAGTATGGGCCAGCATGATCCGATAGACGGCTACCTGAGCTACCTGGAATTACAGGTGGGAGCTCCTGCTGCGCTAAAGAAGGAAATCGCCGATCTGGAGGCGATGTGCAGGCATATGAACTGGATAACCGATGATCCTTTGGGCATTGGCGGTATTTTGGCTGACGCCCTGTTTCTGATCAAGCTTACCGCCTCGGGCAAACCAGTCCTCCCCGGTCTGACGGAAGATCTGCTTAAGGCCGCGGCACAAGGCCTGACTCACTATTCTGCCCAGAATCCGCTACGCCTACCGGTGGAGTTCAGACTGGCATTCCGGGAACTTGGTTTGGCAATCGGCCTGCGGGCTGTAGGAAGGATCAACACATATCTTTCAGAATTCGAAAAATTCCCAAAAAACTCATTCGTCCAGTTGCTCGATGAACTATCCGGTTACCAATCACTTCGAGATACAGCTGAAGAATGCTGGCTCGCCCCTGAAAACCGCGAAACCTATACCTGGGAATCCCATAATAACATCAATTACATAATGCTCTGCACCGCCCTTTCCCCGGGAGGTTTTTTTGGCGACTGAGAGTGCTGCCGTCGAAGACGGCCGGCGCAAACCAGTTCCTGACCTTATATATCAGTATTCCATATATCGCTGCCGGTCATCTCCATCCGGTAAGAGTTTCAAGACCATCAACATTTCTCCTGGCCGCACCGACAATCGGCCTGATAATATTTTAGAAAAAATGCTGGCTAAAGCACCAAATAAATGATAGGTTGTACCAACAATCTCATTTATAGCTAATTGTTTTTCATGTTTTTCCGACCCGATCAGTTCCTGCATCCATGTTGGAGA
This window of the Desulfopila inferna genome carries:
- the hisD gene encoding histidinol dehydrogenase, which gives rise to MAITPIQTGSPEGKHKIAGLLDRFQDADTGCQATVEDILKAVKTRGDEAVVEYCRRFDAPQMQIDNLQVSTEELRNSYEQVDELFLETLSRAIERIENFHQREMEDSWIQTREDGTIVGRLVRPVDSAGLYVPGGQGGSTPLVSSVLMNGIPAAIAGVGNRIMVTPPNAEGEIDPHLLVAAQEVGITEIYKIGSAWAIAALAYGTATIPRVDVIVGPGNQYVTEAKRLVSGMVRIDMIAGPSEVLIVADGQADAVFIAADMLAQAEHDVQALAILITTSEELASRIPAELERQLAQLSRQDIARRALNDHGVILIAADLEEAIELANDIAIEHLELMIADPWSQIPYIRHAGAIFLGNYTPEAAGDYLAGPNHVLPTMGTARFASALGVETFLKKSSVISYSKAALIEDSDHIQMLAGLEGLTAHAASVARRVAKK
- a CDS encoding beta-ketoacyl-ACP synthase III, with translation MARIVISGSGVYTPPLCISNKELVDSFNTYVHNFNAEHDADIAAGVCEPLQQSSVEFIEKASGIKSRYVIDRDGILDPERMCPSLPERGRDQSSIQCDMSVAAARQAMEQASKNAADIDAVIVSCSNMERPYPAIAVEVQEALGIEGFAFDMNIACSSATFAIQTAVDSIFRGNARAILVINPEICSAHLNFRDRDSHFIFGDVCTAVLLEREDCCSAANVFEVVGTKLSTTYSTNIYNGFGFLNRTMREKPEAAKLFRQEGRKVFKEVVPMATEFIRSHLAEHGIAPDDLRRVWLHQANLNMNQLICRKLLGREISEDLTPTILDTYANTASAGSIICYHKYHEDLKDQDLGIICSFGAGYSVGNVIVRRITVEKK
- a CDS encoding radical SAM/SPASM domain-containing protein, with product MEFEPKWIAWEITRRCNLSCVHCRSSSDPEVASHPDFTYEQAVRVLDDIASYASPVVVLSGGEPLLRPDVFDIARYGTGKGLRMCLATNGTLVTEETCKNILDADIKMVSLSLDGATAATHDNFRNQQGAFAGTMEAIRLFNEKNIPFLVNSSFTLRNRHELADIYKLVKGLGATAWYMFMIVPTGRGEDIMEELIPDDIYEEILDWHYEVEKQENDLLMRPTCAPHYYRLVREKAREEGNTFKRRNLKFSTGGSKGCLAGQLICLIDVDGEVLPCSYFPKSAGNIFELGLKEIWENSQLFLSLRDFKSYKDNCGQCEYVNVCGGCRARAYAVSGDYLAQEPYCSYIPVKLRHKERL
- the hemE gene encoding uroporphyrinogen decarboxylase encodes the protein MNDTFLKACRGEKTDYTPIWMMRQAGRYLPEYQKVRGKVTFLELCKNPELCVEVTLQPIDILNMDAAIMFSDILIPMEAMGAPLEFHEGKGPVFPESIRSKADLDRLIVADPYEKTGFVMETIKLLRRELKVPLIGFAGAPFTCATYLIEGGSSKFFWETKKMMFTNPALFHEVMEKITQTTTRYMLAQAEAGAQALQLFDSWAGILAPCDFEEFALPYATRIIADLKKTGVPLIYFANNGATLLDLSVTTDADVIGLDWRINIGEAIRKVGKKAVQGNLDPIALLLPRDELRRRIQQLLKGAEGAFGHIFNLGHGIHQFTPPDQARYAVEYVHELSAR
- a CDS encoding HDIG domain-containing metalloprotein — protein: MLSNIRDHSMVVARVSETVLSKIANHSGCKNIPERELVIAGALLHDIAKTPCLHGNCDHALAGGEICERLDFPAVAEIVREHVRLSHFAGKRYKKGFFEAKEIIYYSDKRVVHDQIVSLVERLDYILERYGNNDPIRHRIIRENFSQCQDLEVWLCRAAGCSSSELLKDINILSYSSEQ
- a CDS encoding MBL fold metallo-hydrolase; translation: MKITFLGTGEACDISRRNTSLLIEDGEQHHLLDCGFSSAHGYFGHEPDTPLTTIWISHFHGDHFFGVPQLLVYMYMQKREEQLTILSGIDCKDKIYSALDLAYPGLSDKLRFPLRFLQVRPEEPLTCNNLSWESAAVNHSQPAFAVRITSCGHSLYYSGDGKPTAEAVKLIQGCDLVVHEAFSLIPGKPTHSSAEECLLLAERLSIPRLALLHINRKDRRQLRDMATPLQPPAATRLIIAEDDEQLIL